Proteins encoded together in one Pantoea sp. CCBC3-3-1 window:
- the fliF gene encoding flagellar basal-body MS-ring/collar protein FliF: MNATVTQDQPEKKGLNDLFTRLKANPRIPIIIAAAAAVAIIIAMVLWAKQPQYQVLYNNLSDEDGGAIITQLTQMNVPYQFDDKGGALMVPAEKVHELRLRLAQQGLPKGGAVGFELLDQEKFGISQFSEQVNYQRALEGELARTIESLGPVKNVRVHLAMPKPSLFVREQKSPTASVTLTLQPGRALDQGQVGAIVHMVSSSVAGLPPGNVTVVDQAGHLLTQSDNAGRDLNDAQLKYATDVESRFQQRIEAILNPIVGNGNVHAQVTAQIDFNSREQTDETYQPNSDPSKQAIRSRQSSNSEQLGGANQGGVPGALSNQPAPANTAPVTTPNTNNQNGANAANGANNAAANQNTSTAKTGPSNTRNDDTTNYEVDRTILHTKMNVGEVQRLSVAVVVNYKTDAAGKPVALTDAQLKQIENLTREAMGYSDKRGDSLNVVNSPFNETADTGGDLPFWQQESFIEKMMDAGRWVLVLIVAFILYRKLVRPQLKRKADQEKAVAEAVALAKQARGEDEDEAVSVKLSKDELDQERKSQHRMSAEVMSQRIRDMSENDPRVVALVIRQWMKDEL; encoded by the coding sequence ATGAATGCAACTGTCACGCAGGATCAACCAGAGAAGAAAGGTTTGAACGACCTTTTTACTCGCTTAAAGGCAAATCCTCGCATCCCGATTATCATCGCTGCGGCGGCTGCCGTTGCCATTATTATCGCCATGGTGCTGTGGGCTAAACAGCCTCAGTACCAGGTGCTTTATAACAATCTCAGCGATGAGGATGGCGGTGCCATCATTACTCAGCTTACCCAGATGAATGTGCCTTATCAGTTCGATGATAAAGGCGGCGCGCTGATGGTTCCCGCTGAGAAAGTGCACGAGCTGCGTCTGCGCCTGGCGCAACAGGGTCTGCCAAAAGGCGGCGCTGTTGGCTTCGAGCTGCTGGACCAGGAAAAATTCGGCATCAGCCAGTTCAGCGAGCAGGTTAACTACCAGCGTGCGCTGGAAGGCGAACTGGCACGCACCATCGAATCGCTGGGCCCGGTGAAAAACGTTCGCGTTCACCTCGCTATGCCTAAGCCGTCACTGTTTGTGCGCGAGCAGAAATCGCCAACGGCGTCTGTAACCTTAACGTTGCAGCCTGGCCGTGCACTGGATCAGGGACAGGTTGGCGCTATCGTTCATATGGTTTCCAGCAGCGTTGCTGGTCTGCCGCCGGGCAATGTGACCGTTGTCGATCAGGCCGGTCATCTGCTGACCCAGTCTGATAATGCAGGCCGTGACCTTAACGATGCTCAACTGAAATACGCGACCGATGTGGAAAGCCGTTTCCAGCAGCGCATTGAAGCGATCCTGAACCCGATTGTAGGCAACGGCAACGTACATGCTCAGGTTACCGCGCAGATTGACTTTAACTCTCGCGAGCAGACTGATGAGACGTATCAGCCAAACAGCGACCCGTCAAAACAGGCTATTCGTTCACGTCAGTCGAGCAACAGCGAGCAGCTAGGCGGTGCAAATCAGGGTGGTGTTCCAGGCGCCTTGTCTAATCAACCAGCGCCAGCTAACACCGCGCCGGTGACAACGCCGAATACCAATAACCAGAATGGTGCCAATGCAGCCAACGGCGCGAATAACGCAGCGGCTAATCAAAACACCAGCACGGCGAAAACCGGTCCATCGAACACCCGTAACGATGACACCACCAATTACGAAGTAGACCGCACCATCCTGCATACGAAGATGAATGTGGGTGAAGTACAGCGTCTGTCAGTGGCCGTAGTTGTGAACTACAAAACGGACGCCGCAGGTAAGCCTGTTGCGCTGACCGATGCACAGCTGAAGCAGATTGAGAACCTGACCCGTGAAGCCATGGGCTACTCGGACAAACGCGGCGACAGCCTGAACGTGGTTAACTCACCGTTCAACGAAACCGCAGACACCGGTGGCGACCTGCCGTTCTGGCAGCAAGAGTCCTTCATCGAGAAGATGATGGATGCCGGACGCTGGGTACTGGTACTGATTGTGGCCTTCATCCTCTACCGCAAGCTGGTTCGCCCACAGCTGAAGCGTAAAGCGGATCAGGAGAAAGCCGTGGCCGAAGCCGTCGCGCTTGCCAAACAGGCACGCGGTGAGGACGAGGACGAAGCAGTATCGGTCAAGCTGTCTAAAGACGAACTTGATCAAGAACGTAAGTCACAGCACCGCATGAGTGCTGAGGTAATGAGCCAGCGTATTCGTGACATGTCTGAAAATGACCCACGCGTGGTGGCTCTGGTTATTCGCCAGTGGATGAAGGACGAGCTATGA
- the fliG gene encoding flagellar motor switch protein FliG, protein MSLTGTEKSAILMMTIGEDRAAEVFKHLGTREVQHLSAAISSMRQVSHKQLTDVLREFEVDAEQYAALNVNSNDYLRTVLTKALGEERASSLLEDILETRETTSGMETLNFMEPQAAADLIRDEHPQIIATILVHLKRSQAADILAQFDERLRHDVMLRIATFGGVQPAALAELTEVLNGLLDGQNLKRAKMGGVRTAAEIINLMKTQQEEAVIEAVREFDGELAQKIIDEMFLFENLVEVDDRSIQRLLQEVESESLLVALKGSEQPLREKFLRNMSSRAADILRDDLANRGPMRMSAVESEQKAILLIVRRLAESGEMVIGGGEEQYV, encoded by the coding sequence ATGAGTCTCACCGGTACCGAAAAAAGCGCCATCCTGATGATGACAATTGGCGAAGACCGCGCCGCCGAGGTGTTCAAACACCTCGGAACCCGCGAGGTTCAGCACCTGAGTGCAGCCATCTCCAGCATGCGTCAGGTTTCACACAAGCAGCTGACCGACGTGCTGCGTGAATTTGAAGTGGATGCCGAGCAGTATGCGGCACTGAACGTTAACTCTAACGATTACCTGCGCACGGTACTGACCAAGGCGCTGGGCGAAGAGCGAGCGTCCAGCCTGCTGGAAGATATTCTCGAAACACGCGAAACCACCTCCGGGATGGAAACGCTCAACTTTATGGAACCGCAGGCGGCTGCCGATCTTATTCGCGACGAGCATCCACAGATTATCGCGACGATCCTGGTACACCTCAAACGCTCCCAGGCCGCCGACATTCTGGCGCAGTTCGACGAGCGTCTGCGTCACGATGTGATGCTGCGTATCGCGACATTCGGCGGCGTACAGCCAGCCGCACTGGCAGAACTGACCGAAGTACTGAACGGTCTGCTGGATGGCCAGAACCTGAAGCGTGCGAAGATGGGCGGCGTGAGAACCGCAGCGGAAATCATCAACCTGATGAAGACGCAGCAGGAAGAAGCCGTTATCGAAGCCGTTCGCGAATTCGATGGCGAACTGGCCCAGAAAATCATCGACGAGATGTTCCTGTTCGAAAATCTGGTGGAAGTCGACGACCGCAGCATCCAGCGCCTGTTGCAGGAAGTGGAGTCCGAATCGCTGCTGGTGGCTCTGAAAGGTTCCGAACAGCCGCTGCGCGAGAAATTCCTGCGCAACATGTCTTCGCGTGCGGCAGATATCCTGCGCGACGACCTGGCAAACCGTGGCCCAATGCGTATGTCGGCGGTCGAGAGCGAGCAGAAAGCAATCCTGCTTATCGTTCGTCGTCTGGCAGAGAGCGGCGAGATGGTGATTGGCGGCGGCGAGGAACAGTATGTCTGA
- the fliH gene encoding flagellar assembly protein FliH yields MSDKSSLPWQRWMPNDLGQPDKPLMETFDEPPSLPVTDDPFSLQQFELEQMQSQARSEAQGQGYTEGYQKGFNEGQKAGYDAGFQQGMAEAQQQQAPLQARMQQLVSEFNHTLEALDSVIAARLMQLALEAARQVIGQAPHVDGTALLRQIQGMIQQEPMFSGKPTLRVHSDDLQRVEQTLGATLSLHGWRLMADTSIHPGGCKVSAEDGDLDASIATRWHELCRLAAPGEL; encoded by the coding sequence ATGTCTGATAAATCATCGCTGCCCTGGCAGCGCTGGATGCCCAACGATCTTGGGCAGCCAGACAAGCCTCTGATGGAAACATTTGACGAACCGCCTTCACTGCCTGTGACCGACGATCCGTTCAGTCTGCAACAGTTCGAGCTGGAGCAGATGCAGAGCCAGGCGCGCAGTGAGGCTCAGGGCCAGGGCTATACTGAGGGTTATCAGAAAGGGTTTAACGAAGGTCAGAAAGCGGGCTACGACGCCGGCTTTCAGCAGGGCATGGCGGAAGCGCAGCAGCAGCAGGCGCCTTTACAGGCGCGTATGCAGCAGCTGGTTTCAGAGTTTAACCACACGCTGGAGGCGCTGGACAGCGTGATCGCCGCGCGTCTGATGCAGCTGGCGCTGGAAGCGGCACGCCAGGTGATTGGCCAGGCGCCGCACGTAGACGGCACCGCCCTGCTTCGTCAGATTCAGGGCATGATCCAGCAGGAGCCGATGTTCAGCGGCAAACCCACGCTGCGCGTCCACTCTGATGATTTACAGCGCGTTGAACAAACATTAGGCGCGACGCTCAGCCTGCACGGCTGGCGCCTGATGGCCGATACCTCCATCCATCCCGGCGGCTGCAAAGTCAGCGCCGAAGATGGCGATTTAGACGCCAGCATCGCCACTCGCTGGCATGAACTGTGCCGCCTGGCTGCACCTGGAGAACTGTAA
- the fliI gene encoding flagellar protein export ATPase FliI: MTTRLSRWLGALDSFEQRLDKLPDVRRYGRLTRATGLVLEATGLQLPLGATCVIERMDGNGIAEVESEVVGFNGQKLFLMPLEEVEGILPGARVYARVAGDSQHSGKQLMLGPELLGRVLDGSGRPLDGLPSPETGYRAPLITPPFNPLQRTPITEVLDTGVRAINALLTVGRGQRMGLFAGSGVGKSVLLGMMARYTKADVIVVGLIGERGREVKDFIENILGTEGRARSVVIAAPADVSPLLRMQGAAYATRIAEDFRDRGKHVLLIMDSLTRYAMAQREIALAIGEPPATKGYPPSVFAKLPALVERAGNGVDGGGSITAFYTVLTEGDDQQDPIADSARAILDGHIVLSRRLAESGHYPAIDIEASISRVMSHLIDDTHYARVRQFKQLLSSYQRNRDLVSVGAYAAGSDPTLDKAIKIYPELEAFLAQGMFERSTFDDACLHLQAIFG; encoded by the coding sequence ATGACCACTCGCCTGTCGCGCTGGCTTGGCGCACTCGATTCATTTGAACAACGTCTGGATAAATTGCCGGACGTTCGTCGATATGGTCGCCTGACCCGCGCCACCGGTCTGGTGCTGGAAGCGACGGGCCTGCAACTGCCGCTGGGCGCAACCTGCGTGATTGAGCGTATGGACGGCAACGGGATTGCAGAAGTCGAAAGCGAAGTGGTGGGCTTTAACGGCCAGAAACTGTTTTTGATGCCGCTGGAAGAAGTCGAAGGCATCTTACCTGGCGCACGCGTGTATGCCCGCGTGGCAGGAGACAGCCAGCACAGCGGTAAACAGCTGATGCTTGGCCCGGAATTGTTAGGTCGCGTGCTCGATGGCAGCGGCCGTCCGCTTGATGGTTTGCCATCGCCGGAAACCGGCTATCGCGCGCCGCTTATCACCCCACCGTTTAACCCCTTACAGCGCACGCCGATTACCGAAGTGCTGGATACCGGCGTCCGGGCCATTAACGCCCTGCTGACGGTAGGTCGCGGCCAGCGTATGGGCCTGTTCGCCGGTTCCGGCGTAGGTAAAAGCGTGCTGCTGGGCATGATGGCTCGCTACACCAAGGCGGATGTGATTGTGGTTGGCCTGATCGGCGAACGTGGTCGTGAAGTAAAAGACTTTATTGAAAATATTTTGGGCACCGAAGGCCGCGCGCGTTCGGTGGTCATCGCTGCACCTGCGGATGTGTCACCGCTGCTGCGTATGCAGGGTGCGGCTTACGCCACGCGTATTGCTGAAGATTTTCGCGACCGTGGCAAGCACGTGCTGCTGATTATGGATTCTCTGACCCGCTATGCCATGGCACAGCGTGAAATCGCGCTGGCCATTGGCGAACCTCCGGCGACCAAAGGCTATCCACCTTCCGTATTCGCTAAATTGCCCGCGCTGGTGGAACGTGCCGGCAACGGCGTGGACGGCGGCGGTTCGATTACCGCTTTTTATACCGTTCTGACCGAAGGTGACGATCAGCAGGATCCGATCGCCGACTCCGCCCGAGCGATTCTGGATGGCCACATCGTGTTGTCACGTCGGCTGGCCGAGTCGGGCCACTATCCGGCCATTGATATTGAAGCCTCAATCAGTCGTGTGATGTCGCACCTGATTGATGACACGCATTACGCGCGCGTCCGCCAGTTTAAGCAGTTGCTGTCGAGCTATCAGCGTAACCGCGATCTGGTCAGCGTGGGTGCTTACGCCGCCGGCAGCGACCCGACGCTGGATAAAGCGATCAAAATTTACCCCGAACTGGAAGCGTTTCTGGCGCAGGGCATGTTTGAACGCAGTACCTTTGATGATGCCTGCCTGCATTTGCAGGCGATATTTGGTTAA
- the fliJ gene encoding flagellar export protein FliJ, translating into MAKQVSPIETLCGLAQKDLEKAAISLGDVRRGQKQADEQLNMLLNYQDEYRKTLNNTMSEGINSTRWYNYHQFIETLEKAIEQHRQQLAHWNGRVENALRLWRDKQQRLHAYETLQSRALANALLQENRLDQKRMDEFAQRASLRKGE; encoded by the coding sequence ATGGCTAAACAAGTATCACCCATCGAAACCCTGTGTGGTCTGGCGCAAAAAGATTTGGAAAAAGCCGCCATCTCGCTGGGTGACGTGCGTCGGGGTCAGAAGCAGGCAGATGAGCAGCTGAACATGCTGCTTAATTATCAGGATGAATACCGCAAGACGCTGAACAACACCATGTCGGAAGGCATCAACAGCACCCGCTGGTACAACTATCACCAGTTTATTGAAACGCTGGAAAAGGCCATTGAGCAGCATCGCCAACAGCTGGCGCACTGGAATGGTCGGGTAGAAAACGCATTACGCCTGTGGCGGGATAAACAACAGCGGCTTCATGCCTATGAAACGCTGCAATCCCGGGCGCTGGCCAACGCATTATTACAGGAAAACCGTCTCGATCAGAAACGGATGGATGAATTTGCCCAACGGGCATCATTGAGGAAAGGTGAATGA
- a CDS encoding flagellar hook-length control protein FliK, with amino-acid sequence MITLPLVTSATKVASASTSGSTQASADVGTDTTTTASGVAGETAQTGGEGFLTLLGNKLLTLAQKGDAAAKTGVATTTATLTETSETDPSPKAKLNALLAALDKPETLNALLKPASVKEGDSIKSEKATDESETTAAATTTLSSSDMQSLQALFAMLPPTTQQPSLTAKAGETLEGDGSIKGSKQATLASLLSSDAKTTGSEDEAKNSDNNDKLVGAATLSTTTSTQKASSDTAALNTAFQQVLGQVNKDNDKENSSSSSTPTITSNVISAASAAMTPTTTSVVTAPAAPQLSSQLGSPEWQQALNQQIVMFSRNGQQTAELHLHPQDLGSIQISLKLDSDQAQLSMVSNHSQVRAALEAAMPQLRTALAENGINLGQANVSSDAFQQGQSFAGQQEQQKNNSRGNTFSLAAENDSDVTAIAVPAALQARAAGSSAVDIFA; translated from the coding sequence ATGATCACTTTACCACTGGTTACCAGCGCGACTAAGGTCGCCAGCGCTTCGACTTCCGGCTCAACGCAGGCTTCTGCCGACGTTGGCACCGACACAACGACCACAGCTTCCGGCGTTGCTGGCGAAACCGCTCAGACCGGCGGAGAAGGTTTTCTGACTCTGCTTGGCAATAAATTACTGACGCTCGCGCAAAAAGGCGACGCGGCAGCGAAAACAGGCGTCGCAACCACGACAGCAACGCTGACCGAAACCAGCGAAACGGATCCCTCGCCGAAAGCGAAGCTGAATGCATTGCTCGCGGCACTGGATAAGCCTGAGACATTAAACGCCCTGCTGAAGCCCGCATCAGTAAAAGAAGGCGACAGCATCAAGAGCGAAAAAGCCACTGATGAGAGCGAGACAACAGCGGCAGCGACGACCACGCTGAGCAGCAGCGATATGCAATCGCTCCAGGCGTTGTTTGCTATGTTGCCGCCAACGACGCAGCAACCTTCCCTTACCGCAAAAGCCGGTGAAACCCTGGAAGGCGACGGTAGCATTAAAGGCAGTAAACAGGCGACGCTTGCCTCTCTGCTCTCCTCCGATGCCAAAACCACGGGCAGCGAAGATGAAGCAAAAAATAGCGACAACAATGACAAACTCGTCGGGGCTGCTACTCTGAGTACCACGACCTCTACGCAGAAAGCCTCTTCGGATACGGCTGCGTTGAATACGGCGTTCCAGCAAGTGCTGGGTCAGGTCAATAAAGACAACGATAAAGAAAATTCAAGTTCTTCTTCAACACCGACGATAACCAGTAATGTCATCAGCGCTGCATCTGCCGCCATGACGCCAACCACAACTTCGGTTGTGACCGCGCCGGCCGCGCCACAGCTTAGTTCTCAGCTTGGCAGTCCGGAATGGCAGCAGGCACTGAACCAGCAGATTGTGATGTTTAGCCGTAACGGACAGCAAACCGCCGAGCTGCATTTGCATCCGCAGGATCTGGGCAGTATCCAGATCAGCCTGAAGCTGGACAGCGATCAGGCGCAGCTGAGCATGGTGTCGAATCACAGTCAGGTTCGTGCTGCGCTGGAAGCGGCTATGCCACAGCTGCGTACTGCACTGGCGGAAAACGGTATCAACCTTGGTCAGGCTAATGTCAGCAGCGACGCGTTCCAGCAGGGGCAGAGTTTTGCCGGTCAGCAGGAACAGCAGAAAAATAACAGTCGCGGCAACACCTTTAGTCTGGCAGCTGAAAATGACAGCGATGTGACCGCAATTGCCGTTCCAGCCGCGCTGCAAGCGCGTGCCGCCGGTTCCAGCGCGGTTGATATTTTCGCCTGA
- the fliL gene encoding flagellar basal body-associated protein FliL, with translation MTDKKAKSGKRKLLIPLILLVVLAAAGVGGYMVWHKMKGPADAAEAAKPVPPPAPVFFAMDTFTVNLINPDNDPDRVLYVGFTLRLPDDETRQRITDYLPEVRSRLLLLLSRQDAAALGNEQGKQELVKQIKAVLAPPLVQGQPPQTVSDVLFTAFILR, from the coding sequence ATGACTGATAAGAAAGCAAAAAGCGGCAAACGCAAACTTTTAATACCTCTGATTCTGCTGGTTGTACTGGCGGCGGCAGGCGTAGGCGGCTACATGGTCTGGCATAAGATGAAGGGTCCTGCTGATGCGGCTGAAGCTGCAAAACCAGTACCGCCTCCGGCGCCCGTCTTTTTCGCCATGGACACGTTTACCGTTAACCTGATTAACCCGGATAACGACCCTGACCGTGTGCTCTATGTAGGCTTTACTCTGCGCCTGCCGGATGATGAAACCCGTCAGCGCATCACGGATTATCTGCCGGAGGTGCGTAGCCGCTTGCTGCTGCTGCTCTCCCGCCAGGATGCTGCGGCGCTGGGCAACGAACAGGGTAAGCAGGAACTGGTTAAGCAAATCAAAGCCGTTCTCGCGCCACCGCTGGTGCAGGGTCAACCTCCGCAGACAGTGAGTGACGTATTGTTCACTGCCTTCATTTTGAGGTAA
- the fliM gene encoding flagellar motor switch protein FliM has protein sequence MGDSILSQAEIDALLNGDSDSAAEEKVSSAGDSNIRPYDPNTQRRMVRERLQALEIINERFARSYRMALFNLLRRSPDITVGAIKIQPYHEFARNLPVPTNLNLIHLKPLRGTALVVFSPSLVFIAVDNLFGGDGRFPTKVEGREFTATEQRVIRKMLKLALEGYSDAWKPIYPLDVEYVRSEMQVKFTNITTSPNDIVITTPFQVEIGNLVGEFNICIPFSMIEPLRETLVNPPLENSRQEDHNWRETLVKQVQHSELELIANFADVSMRISKLLSLKPGDVLPIDKPDRIIAHVDGVPVLTSQYGTLNGQYALRVEHLINPILNSMNEEQPHE, from the coding sequence ATGGGCGACAGCATTCTCTCACAGGCGGAAATTGACGCGCTGCTTAATGGCGACAGCGACAGCGCGGCAGAAGAAAAGGTTAGTAGTGCGGGCGACAGCAACATTCGTCCTTACGATCCCAACACCCAGCGTCGCATGGTTCGCGAACGTCTGCAGGCGTTGGAGATCATTAACGAACGTTTTGCACGTTCATACCGTATGGCGCTGTTTAACCTGCTGCGTCGTAGCCCGGACATCACGGTCGGTGCGATTAAAATTCAGCCTTATCATGAATTTGCTCGCAACCTGCCGGTGCCGACTAACCTGAACCTGATCCACCTGAAGCCACTGCGAGGCACCGCGCTGGTGGTGTTTTCACCCAGCCTGGTCTTTATTGCAGTTGATAACCTGTTTGGCGGTGACGGCCGTTTTCCGACCAAGGTTGAGGGTCGCGAGTTTACCGCTACCGAACAGCGCGTAATCCGCAAAATGCTGAAGCTGGCGCTGGAAGGTTACAGCGATGCCTGGAAGCCAATTTATCCGCTGGATGTGGAATATGTTCGCTCGGAAATGCAGGTGAAGTTTACCAACATCACCACCTCGCCGAACGATATCGTGATTACCACACCGTTCCAGGTCGAAATTGGCAACCTGGTGGGTGAGTTCAACATCTGTATTCCGTTCAGCATGATTGAACCGCTGCGCGAAACGCTGGTGAATCCACCGCTGGAGAACTCGCGCCAGGAAGATCATAACTGGCGTGAAACGCTGGTTAAGCAGGTTCAGCACTCCGAACTGGAGCTGATAGCTAACTTTGCCGACGTGTCGATGCGGATTTCTAAACTGCTGTCACTGAAGCCTGGCGACGTATTACCGATTGATAAACCGGATCGCATTATCGCTCATGTCGATGGCGTGCCGGTATTAACCAGCCAGTACGGCACCCTTAACGGGCAGTACGCGCTGCGAGTTGAACATCTGATTAACCCGATTTTGAATTCGATGAATGAGGAACAGCCCCATGAGTGA
- the fliN gene encoding flagellar motor switch protein FliN: MSDTNKPSEDDISADDLWADALNEQTSTSSASSEGVFKSLESNDIAGSLQDIDLIMDIPVKLTVELGRTKMTIKELLRLTQGSVVALEGLAGEPLDILINGYLIAQGEVVVVADKYGVRITDIITPSERMRRLSR; encoded by the coding sequence ATGAGTGACACCAATAAGCCGTCCGAAGACGACATCTCCGCGGACGACCTGTGGGCTGACGCGCTGAATGAGCAGACCAGCACCAGCAGCGCGTCATCTGAAGGGGTGTTTAAATCTCTGGAAAGTAACGACATTGCCGGATCGTTGCAGGATATCGATCTGATTATGGATATCCCGGTCAAGCTGACTGTGGAACTGGGCCGCACCAAAATGACCATCAAAGAGCTACTGCGTCTGACGCAAGGTTCCGTGGTTGCACTGGAAGGCCTGGCCGGTGAGCCACTGGATATTCTGATTAACGGTTATTTGATTGCTCAGGGTGAAGTCGTGGTCGTTGCCGACAAATACGGCGTGCGCATCACCGATATTATCACCCCATCTGAACGTATGCGCCGTCTGAGTCGCTAA
- the fliO gene encoding flagellar biosynthetic protein FliO, with translation MKTTSQVTQQPVGQPAISTGSMLTQVSSVLAVIILLILACAWIAKRIGFVPKRGARGQQDLSVSASCQVGQRERVVIVDVKDARLVLGVTAQQITHLHTLPPLPEQENPEPPAATADFRQVLQTLLKRPGKS, from the coding sequence ATGAAGACAACGAGCCAGGTGACACAGCAGCCGGTTGGTCAACCGGCTATTTCAACCGGATCGATGCTGACTCAGGTCAGTAGCGTACTGGCCGTGATTATTCTGTTAATCCTGGCTTGTGCCTGGATAGCCAAACGCATTGGCTTCGTACCCAAGCGCGGCGCTCGCGGACAGCAAGACCTGTCCGTTAGCGCCAGCTGCCAGGTGGGTCAACGCGAACGTGTGGTGATTGTTGATGTCAAAGATGCACGTCTGGTATTAGGCGTTACAGCACAGCAGATCACCCATTTGCACACCCTGCCGCCTTTGCCCGAGCAGGAAAATCCGGAACCTCCGGCTGCGACGGCAGATTTCCGTCAGGTGTTACAGACCTTACTCAAGCGCCCCGGAAAGTCATAA
- the fliP gene encoding flagellar type III secretion system pore protein FliP (The bacterial flagellar biogenesis protein FliP forms a type III secretion system (T3SS)-type pore required for flagellar assembly.): MKRILPLLAPLLLLLLVPDVHAQLPGLISQPTANGGQSWSLPVQTLVFITSLTFLPAIMLMMTSFTRIIIVFGLLRNALGTPSAPPNQVLVGLSLFLTFFIMGPVFDKIYQDAYLPFSEDKISMQDAIDKGAQPLREFMLRQTREADLALFARLANTPPLQGPEAVPMRILLPAYVTSELKTAFQIGFTVFIPFLIIDLVVASVLMALGMMMVPPATISLPFKLMLFVLVDGWQLLIGSLAQSFYS; this comes from the coding sequence ATGAAACGCATTCTTCCCCTGCTGGCTCCGCTTCTTCTTCTGCTGCTGGTGCCTGACGTTCACGCTCAGCTTCCCGGCCTGATTAGCCAACCCACGGCTAACGGCGGACAAAGCTGGTCACTGCCGGTGCAGACGCTGGTGTTTATCACCTCGCTGACTTTCCTTCCGGCCATCATGCTGATGATGACCAGCTTTACGCGCATCATTATCGTTTTTGGCCTGCTGCGTAACGCGCTGGGTACGCCCTCTGCGCCGCCAAACCAGGTGCTGGTTGGTCTGTCGCTGTTCCTGACCTTCTTCATTATGGGGCCGGTGTTCGACAAAATTTATCAGGATGCCTATCTGCCGTTCAGCGAAGACAAGATCAGCATGCAGGATGCGATTGATAAAGGTGCTCAGCCACTGCGCGAATTTATGCTGCGCCAGACGCGTGAAGCCGATTTAGCTTTGTTTGCTCGCCTGGCAAATACGCCACCGTTGCAGGGGCCGGAAGCGGTACCCATGCGTATTCTGCTGCCCGCTTATGTCACCAGCGAGCTGAAAACGGCGTTCCAGATTGGCTTTACCGTCTTTATTCCTTTTTTGATTATTGACCTGGTTGTCGCCAGCGTTCTGATGGCGTTGGGGATGATGATGGTGCCGCCCGCGACCATCTCGCTCCCCTTTAAGCTGATGCTGTTTGTGCTGGTTGACGGCTGGCAGCTGCTGATAGGGTCGCTGGCCCAAAGTTTCTATTCATAA
- the fliQ gene encoding flagellar biosynthesis protein FliQ, giving the protein MTPESVMVMGQDALHVALALAAPLLVAALVSGLVISLLQAATQINEQTLSFIPKILAVVATIVVAGPWMLNLILDYMRTLFSNLPNIIG; this is encoded by the coding sequence ATGACACCTGAATCGGTAATGGTTATGGGGCAAGATGCGCTGCACGTTGCGCTGGCGTTAGCCGCCCCGCTGTTAGTTGCAGCGCTGGTCAGCGGACTGGTGATCAGCCTGTTGCAGGCTGCAACGCAAATCAACGAACAAACCCTGTCGTTTATCCCTAAAATTCTTGCCGTTGTTGCCACCATCGTGGTTGCCGGCCCGTGGATGCTGAATCTGATTCTGGATTACATGCGCACCCTCTTCAGCAATCTGCCTAATATCATCGGTTAA